Proteins from one Amycolatopsis endophytica genomic window:
- a CDS encoding SDR family NAD(P)-dependent oxidoreductase translates to MGSEGFAGDMAGFDMRQIEQVETVLLGTTEPSDAPVRGSVRPLSAPRGAGRLRGKVAVITGGARGQGEAEARLFAREGARVYLCDILDERGEAVAAEIREAGGWARFAHLDITRAEEWRRLVGQLEAEAGRLDILINNAGVNVRHDLTGTSEDDWDRILNVNLTGQYLGMKECAALMKRSGAGSIVNLGSTAGIMGHPVAAYSSSKWGVRGLTKAAATEFSPAGIRVNALHPGVVATPMMDAGSALFAELVRLTPLGRAADPDELAAAALFLASDDAAFVTGIDLPVDGGFSDLAAYNHVWHTINPT, encoded by the coding sequence ATGGGCAGCGAAGGGTTCGCCGGAGATATGGCCGGGTTCGACATGCGCCAGATCGAACAGGTGGAGACGGTGCTGCTGGGAACGACCGAGCCGAGCGACGCCCCGGTGCGGGGCTCCGTCCGTCCGCTCTCCGCGCCGCGTGGCGCTGGAAGGCTGCGGGGCAAAGTGGCTGTCATCACCGGTGGCGCGCGGGGTCAAGGAGAGGCAGAGGCCCGGCTCTTCGCACGAGAGGGTGCACGCGTCTACCTGTGTGACATCCTCGACGAGCGAGGTGAAGCGGTCGCCGCGGAGATCCGGGAAGCAGGTGGGTGGGCCCGGTTCGCGCACCTGGACATCACCCGGGCCGAGGAGTGGCGGCGCCTCGTCGGTCAGCTCGAAGCGGAGGCCGGACGCCTCGACATCCTGATCAACAACGCCGGCGTCAATGTCCGTCATGACCTGACCGGCACGTCGGAAGACGACTGGGACAGGATCCTGAATGTCAACCTGACCGGGCAGTACCTCGGCATGAAGGAGTGCGCGGCGCTGATGAAGCGCAGCGGCGCAGGCAGCATCGTCAACCTCGGCTCCACCGCGGGGATCATGGGGCATCCGGTCGCCGCGTACTCGTCGTCCAAATGGGGTGTCCGCGGACTCACGAAGGCGGCGGCAACCGAGTTCTCACCGGCCGGTATCCGAGTGAATGCCCTCCACCCCGGGGTCGTCGCGACACCGATGATGGACGCGGGCAGCGCTCTCTTCGCGGAGTTGGTGCGGCTCACTCCTCTGGGACGTGCCGCCGATCCGGACGAACTGGCGGCCGCGGCATTGTTCCTCGCCAGCGACGATGCCGCCTTCGTGACAGGAATCGACCTTCCCGTCGATGGCGGTTTCAGTGATCTCGCCGCCTACAACCACGTGTGGCACACCATCAACCCGACGTAG
- a CDS encoding IclR family transcriptional regulator, which yields MCSSERDTPASMIARVSRVFESFRPPDDALGVREIARRTGLASSTVSRIVRELVEHRFLEPAGRGFRIGLRFFELGEQAARPHQLRQMAMANMSDLRSATRQTVHLAVLDGTEVVYVIKLRSRTAPPLGSRVGGRMPAHATGVGKALLAFAGPGVVDRVIEAGLPRLGPGTITDGTRLRDELAAIREAGIAYETEESGPDVVCVAAPVTAREGRPIAGLSISTRRGEVDTATLGPAVRTAALALGRQAARMPALSGAAWTELG from the coding sequence ATGTGCTCCAGTGAGCGGGACACTCCGGCGTCGATGATCGCCCGGGTGTCGCGGGTGTTCGAGTCCTTCCGGCCCCCCGACGATGCGCTCGGGGTGCGCGAGATCGCGCGCCGGACGGGGCTGGCGTCCTCGACCGTGTCCAGGATCGTTCGCGAGCTGGTCGAGCACCGGTTCCTGGAGCCGGCCGGGCGCGGGTTCCGGATCGGGCTGCGGTTCTTCGAACTGGGTGAGCAGGCCGCGCGCCCGCACCAGCTGCGGCAGATGGCGATGGCGAACATGTCCGACCTGCGCAGCGCCACTCGCCAGACCGTGCACCTGGCCGTGCTCGACGGCACCGAGGTCGTCTACGTGATCAAGCTGCGCAGCCGGACCGCGCCACCACTCGGTTCGCGCGTCGGCGGCCGGATGCCGGCGCACGCCACCGGCGTCGGCAAAGCGCTGCTCGCCTTCGCCGGCCCCGGTGTGGTGGACCGCGTGATCGAGGCGGGGCTGCCGCGCCTGGGGCCGGGTACGATCACCGACGGCACACGGCTGCGGGACGAGCTGGCGGCGATCCGGGAGGCCGGGATCGCCTATGAAACCGAGGAATCCGGCCCCGACGTGGTGTGCGTGGCGGCACCCGTCACGGCCCGCGAGGGCAGGCCGATCGCGGGCCTGTCGATCAGCACACGGCGGGGCGAGGTCGACACCGCGACGCTCGGACCCGCGGTCCGGACCGCCGCCCTCGCGCTCGGCAGGCAGGCGGCCCGCATGCCCGCGTTGTCCGGCGCGGCCTGGACGGAACTGGGCTGA
- a CDS encoding 2-keto-4-pentenoate hydratase gives MQAYDSGVPIPPFTGLTVEDAYDVQLRQVAEWTAAGRIVKGHKVGLTSAAIQRQLGVDSPDYGHLFADMFFVDGQPIPADAYLSPRVEPEIGFVLRKPLAGPGVTVADALDAIAHAVAALEIIDSRIEDWKIDLPNTIADNASSGGLVLGSTPLPLDAFDPRTTGVVLRRNGRTVQTGAGAAVLGSPVNALVWLANTVGPLGITLDSGAVVLPGALTAAVGAAAGDTVTATFAHLGSVTATFAGTPEEK, from the coding sequence ATGCAGGCCTACGACAGCGGTGTCCCCATCCCGCCGTTCACCGGCCTGACCGTCGAGGACGCCTACGACGTCCAGCTGCGCCAGGTCGCGGAGTGGACGGCGGCGGGCCGCATCGTCAAGGGGCACAAGGTCGGCCTGACCTCGGCCGCGATCCAGCGGCAGCTCGGCGTGGACTCCCCGGACTACGGTCACCTCTTCGCCGACATGTTCTTCGTGGACGGTCAGCCCATCCCGGCGGACGCCTACCTCAGCCCGCGCGTCGAACCGGAGATCGGATTCGTGTTGCGCAAGCCGCTGGCCGGGCCGGGCGTCACCGTCGCCGACGCGCTCGACGCGATCGCCCACGCCGTGGCCGCGCTGGAGATCATCGACTCGCGCATCGAGGACTGGAAGATCGACCTGCCCAACACGATCGCCGACAACGCCTCCTCCGGCGGCCTGGTCCTCGGCTCGACGCCGCTGCCGCTCGACGCCTTCGACCCGCGCACCACCGGAGTCGTGCTGCGCCGCAACGGCCGGACCGTGCAGACCGGCGCCGGCGCGGCCGTGCTCGGCTCCCCGGTCAACGCGCTGGTATGGCTGGCCAACACGGTCGGCCCGCTCGGAATCACGCTCGATTCCGGCGCGGTCGTCCTGCCCGGTGCGCTCACCGCGGCAGTGGGCGCCGCGGCCGGAGACACCGTCACCGCCACCTTCGCCCACCTCGGCAGCGTCACCGCGACGTTCGCCGGCACCCCCGAGGAGAAGTGA
- a CDS encoding acetaldehyde dehydrogenase (acetylating), with product MPRPTAAIVGPGNIGTDLLVKLQRRDVFDVRYMIGVDPSSDGLARARELGVEASAEGVDWLLAQPELPDFVFEATAAKPHLANAPRYAEAGIRAIDLTPAAVGPFVCPAVNLGAHAEAPNINMITCGGQATIPIVHAVSRVTEVPYAEIVASISSRSAGPGTRANIDEFTETTSHAIESVGGAARGKAIIILNPVEPPLIMRDTVFCAIPGDADTGAIAESIHRVVAEVQTYVPGYRLKSDPQFDRPSELWDGHARVAVFLEVEGNGDYLPPWAGNLDIMTAAAVRAGELLAAESKETTAR from the coding sequence ATGCCCCGCCCCACCGCCGCCATCGTCGGTCCCGGCAACATCGGCACCGACCTGCTGGTCAAGCTGCAGCGCCGGGATGTCTTCGACGTGCGCTACATGATCGGGGTCGACCCGTCCTCCGACGGCCTGGCCCGCGCCCGCGAGCTCGGCGTCGAGGCCAGCGCGGAAGGCGTGGACTGGCTGCTGGCCCAGCCGGAGCTCCCCGACTTCGTCTTCGAGGCCACCGCCGCGAAACCACACTTGGCCAACGCCCCTCGCTACGCCGAGGCCGGGATCCGGGCGATCGACCTGACGCCGGCCGCCGTCGGCCCGTTCGTGTGCCCCGCGGTCAACCTGGGCGCGCACGCCGAGGCGCCGAACATCAACATGATCACCTGCGGCGGACAGGCGACGATCCCGATCGTGCACGCGGTCTCGCGCGTCACCGAGGTGCCCTACGCCGAGATCGTCGCGTCGATCTCCTCGCGCTCGGCCGGCCCGGGCACGCGGGCGAACATCGACGAGTTCACCGAGACCACCTCGCACGCGATCGAATCCGTGGGCGGCGCCGCGCGGGGCAAGGCCATCATCATCCTGAACCCGGTCGAGCCACCACTGATCATGCGGGACACGGTGTTCTGCGCGATCCCGGGCGACGCCGACACCGGTGCGATCGCCGAGTCGATCCACCGTGTCGTGGCCGAGGTGCAGACCTACGTGCCCGGCTACCGCCTCAAGTCCGACCCCCAGTTCGACCGCCCGAGCGAGCTGTGGGACGGGCACGCGCGGGTCGCGGTGTTCCTCGAGGTCGAGGGGAACGGCGACTACCTGCCACCGTGGGCCGGGAACCTGGACATCATGACCGCCGCGGCGGTGCGCGCCGGAGAGCTGCTCGCCGCCGAATCGAAGGAGACGACCGCGCGATGA
- the dmpG gene encoding 4-hydroxy-2-oxovalerate aldolase codes for MTNAVRITDTTLRDGSHAVRHQFTADQVRAVAAALDRAGVEVIEVTHGDGLAGSSFNYGFSKVRDIELVAAAVGEVRRAKIAVLLLPGLGTVADLREAADAGARVARIATHCTEADVSVQHFGGARDLGLETVGFLMLSHMNSPEGLAKQARIMADAGCECVYVVDSAGALLPGGVTDRVTALVQELGEDAQVGFHGHQNLSLGVANSLAAQQAGARQIDGTLRALGAGAGNSPTEILVPAFDALGVETGVDSELILAAAEEVLAPMVPRMPVADRAAIVQGRYGVYNSFLLHAETAAQRYGVPAYRILKRVGELRYVGGQEDMIIDVAIGLAEKENA; via the coding sequence ATGACGAACGCCGTGCGCATCACCGACACCACGCTGCGGGACGGCAGCCACGCCGTGCGCCACCAGTTCACCGCGGACCAGGTTCGCGCGGTGGCCGCGGCACTGGACCGGGCCGGGGTCGAGGTCATCGAGGTCACCCACGGCGATGGGCTGGCCGGCTCGTCGTTCAACTACGGCTTCTCCAAGGTCCGGGACATCGAACTCGTCGCCGCCGCGGTCGGCGAGGTGCGCCGGGCGAAGATCGCCGTGCTGCTGCTTCCTGGTCTGGGTACGGTCGCGGATCTTCGCGAGGCCGCGGACGCCGGTGCCCGCGTCGCCAGGATCGCGACGCACTGCACCGAAGCCGACGTGAGCGTCCAGCACTTCGGCGGGGCCCGCGATCTGGGCCTGGAAACCGTCGGGTTCCTGATGCTCTCGCACATGAACTCGCCGGAGGGCCTGGCGAAACAGGCGCGAATCATGGCCGACGCGGGATGCGAGTGCGTCTACGTCGTCGACTCCGCGGGCGCGTTGCTGCCCGGCGGCGTGACCGACCGCGTCACCGCACTGGTCCAGGAGCTGGGCGAGGACGCCCAGGTCGGGTTCCACGGCCACCAGAACCTGTCCCTCGGGGTCGCGAACTCGCTCGCCGCGCAGCAAGCGGGCGCCCGCCAGATCGACGGCACGTTGCGCGCTCTCGGTGCGGGCGCGGGCAACTCCCCCACCGAAATTCTCGTCCCGGCGTTCGACGCACTGGGCGTGGAAACCGGAGTGGACAGTGAACTGATCCTCGCCGCGGCCGAAGAGGTCCTGGCCCCGATGGTGCCCCGGATGCCGGTCGCCGACCGGGCCGCGATCGTGCAGGGCCGCTACGGTGTCTACAACTCGTTCCTGCTGCACGCCGAAACCGCCGCCCAGCGGTACGGCGTGCCCGCCTACCGGATCCTGAAGCGAGTCGGCGAACTGCGGTACGTCGGCGGCCAGGAAGACATGATCATCGATGTGGCGATCGGCTTGGCCGAGAAGGAGAACGCATGA
- a CDS encoding 2-keto-4-pentenoate hydratase produces MTTWSVDTAADVLLAAEAKRRDRGPITEEWPELDLPTAYRVQKRLIERKVEAGETVVGVKLGLTSRAKQERMGIDSPLTAVLTDGYVLAADEPVPLDQLIHPRVEPEIVFVMGKRLAGPGITAATALDAVESVHAGLEIIDSRYTDFKFTLPDVVADNASSARFVVGGKAVSPKSLDLALEACVLTVNGAVTDTATGAAVQGHPAEALALAANALAARGEALEAGQIVLTGGMTDAVFVRAGDQIGAEFTSLGSVFVTAA; encoded by the coding sequence ATGACGACGTGGAGCGTCGACACCGCGGCGGACGTGCTGCTGGCCGCCGAGGCGAAGCGGCGGGACCGCGGGCCGATCACCGAGGAGTGGCCGGAGCTCGACCTGCCGACCGCCTACCGGGTGCAGAAGCGGCTGATCGAGCGGAAGGTCGAGGCGGGCGAGACGGTCGTCGGCGTCAAGCTGGGACTGACCTCGCGGGCCAAGCAGGAGCGGATGGGCATCGACTCGCCACTGACCGCGGTGCTGACCGACGGCTACGTGCTGGCCGCCGATGAGCCCGTTCCGCTGGACCAGCTGATCCACCCGCGAGTCGAGCCGGAGATCGTGTTCGTCATGGGCAAACGCCTCGCGGGCCCGGGCATCACGGCGGCGACCGCGCTGGACGCGGTGGAGAGTGTCCACGCCGGACTCGAGATCATCGACTCGCGCTACACCGACTTCAAGTTCACGCTGCCCGACGTGGTGGCGGACAACGCCTCCTCAGCCCGGTTCGTGGTGGGTGGGAAGGCGGTATCGCCGAAGAGCCTGGACCTGGCACTGGAAGCGTGTGTGCTCACGGTCAACGGCGCGGTGACCGACACCGCGACCGGTGCCGCCGTGCAGGGCCACCCAGCCGAGGCGCTGGCACTGGCCGCCAACGCACTCGCCGCGCGCGGCGAGGCCCTCGAGGCCGGGCAGATCGTGCTGACCGGGGGCATGACCGACGCGGTGTTCGTGCGCGCCGGCGACCAGATCGGTGCCGAGTTCACCTCCCTCGGCTCGGTATTCGTCACCGCGGCCTGA
- a CDS encoding acyl-CoA dehydrogenase family protein: protein MRISHTPEAEELREVVRDFLERQAGDPAAWTRLATELGAVALDVPERLGGAGATFREVCVVAEELGRSLARLPWFGTSVLAVGALLAGRGSARDELLARLASGSCTATVAFVDDSEDTVAVAAGAGWRVSGSKTLVVDGASADVLLVTARTGEGTGLFAVDGAGLDREPLRALDPNRELATIRFRDAPATLVEAEAEPVTASVRNRAVAALACEQAGGATVALEMACAHAAQRVQFGRPIATFQAIKHRCADMAVRVEAARSASLWAAAAVADGATEAAQAAAVAALTCGEAYSWVAAENIQVHGGMGFTWEHPAHLHLRRATTSAVLFGDRLRHQEDLLASLGLPETGRSGSCESQPTRAGAAAAVRVP from the coding sequence GTGCGTATCAGTCACACCCCCGAGGCCGAGGAGCTGCGGGAGGTCGTCCGGGACTTCCTGGAGCGTCAGGCCGGTGATCCGGCCGCGTGGACGCGGCTCGCCACCGAGCTGGGTGCCGTGGCGCTCGACGTACCGGAGCGGCTGGGCGGCGCCGGCGCGACGTTCCGCGAGGTCTGCGTGGTCGCCGAGGAACTGGGACGCTCGCTGGCGCGGCTGCCCTGGTTCGGCACCTCCGTGCTGGCCGTCGGCGCGCTGCTGGCCGGCCGCGGCAGCGCGCGGGACGAGCTGCTGGCCCGGCTGGCCTCCGGCTCGTGCACCGCGACCGTGGCCTTCGTGGACGACTCCGAGGACACCGTGGCGGTTGCCGCCGGAGCGGGCTGGCGGGTCAGCGGGTCCAAGACCCTCGTCGTGGACGGGGCGAGCGCGGACGTGCTGCTCGTGACCGCACGCACCGGCGAGGGGACGGGTCTGTTCGCCGTCGACGGGGCGGGGCTCGATCGGGAACCGCTGCGCGCCCTGGACCCGAACCGGGAGCTGGCCACGATCCGGTTCCGCGACGCGCCGGCGACCCTGGTCGAGGCCGAGGCGGAACCGGTGACGGCGAGCGTGCGGAACCGGGCGGTCGCCGCGCTCGCCTGCGAACAGGCCGGTGGCGCGACCGTGGCGCTGGAGATGGCCTGCGCCCACGCCGCCCAGCGGGTCCAGTTCGGACGTCCGATCGCGACGTTCCAGGCGATCAAGCACCGCTGCGCGGACATGGCCGTGCGCGTGGAGGCGGCGCGGTCGGCGTCGCTGTGGGCGGCCGCGGCCGTGGCCGACGGTGCCACCGAAGCCGCACAGGCCGCGGCGGTGGCCGCGCTGACCTGCGGCGAGGCATATTCGTGGGTGGCGGCCGAGAACATCCAGGTGCACGGGGGAATGGGCTTCACCTGGGAGCACCCCGCGCACCTGCACCTGCGCCGCGCCACGACGAGCGCGGTGTTGTTCGGCGACCGGCTGCGGCACCAGGAGGATCTGCTCGCGTCCCTGGGACTGCCGGAGACAGGAAGGAGTGGCTCGTGTGAGTCACAGCCGACCAGGGCCGGTGCCGCGGCGGCGGTCCGCGTGCCATGA
- a CDS encoding phosphotransferase family protein, with translation MGEPTTRETDTAPVRPGEDLDWPRVEAYLRERLPELSGEFAVLQFPNGSANLTYQIRFGDTALVLRRPPFGRIAPGAHDMGREYKVLSRLWKAYPRAPKAQLLCTDHAVAGADFLVVEYRSGVVVWDSVPASMSALPAAGRRVGLAVIDALADLHRVDPVECGLADLGRPVGFLERQVRGWRKRWELAAAEGGDPLAATLGERLAQTLPASGAAAIVHNDFKIDNCQFAPGDPDEVVSVFDWDMATLGDPLVDLGTLLNYWPDPEFGDAGALASLRLSKLGLPSREELVERYAARSGIDVGRIDWYEAYGCFKTAVILQQLYARYLRGETTDERMAARGEHIPVLVRRGLTRLAGDA, from the coding sequence GTGGGTGAACCCACCACCCGGGAGACCGACACCGCCCCGGTGCGGCCGGGGGAGGACCTGGACTGGCCCCGTGTCGAGGCCTACCTGCGGGAGCGCCTGCCCGAGTTGTCCGGCGAGTTCGCGGTGCTGCAGTTCCCGAACGGGTCGGCCAATCTGACCTACCAGATCCGCTTCGGCGACACCGCGCTGGTGCTGCGGCGGCCGCCGTTCGGCCGGATCGCGCCGGGCGCGCACGACATGGGCCGCGAGTACAAGGTGCTGTCCCGGCTGTGGAAGGCCTACCCGCGGGCGCCGAAGGCACAGCTGCTGTGCACCGACCACGCGGTCGCGGGCGCGGACTTCCTCGTCGTGGAGTACCGGTCCGGTGTCGTGGTGTGGGACTCGGTCCCGGCCTCGATGTCCGCGCTTCCGGCCGCCGGGCGCCGGGTCGGGCTGGCGGTGATCGACGCGCTGGCGGACCTGCACCGCGTGGACCCGGTGGAGTGCGGGCTCGCGGACCTGGGCCGGCCCGTGGGATTCCTGGAGCGGCAGGTCCGCGGCTGGCGCAAGCGGTGGGAACTGGCGGCGGCCGAGGGCGGCGATCCGCTGGCGGCGACCCTGGGCGAGCGGCTGGCCCAGACGCTGCCGGCCTCCGGCGCGGCCGCGATCGTCCACAACGATTTCAAGATCGACAACTGCCAGTTCGCACCCGGGGACCCCGACGAGGTCGTGTCGGTGTTCGACTGGGACATGGCCACACTCGGCGACCCGCTGGTCGACCTCGGCACCCTGCTCAACTACTGGCCCGACCCGGAGTTCGGCGACGCCGGCGCCCTGGCCTCGCTGCGATTGTCGAAACTCGGCCTGCCCTCGCGGGAGGAACTGGTGGAGCGCTACGCCGCCCGGTCGGGCATCGACGTCGGCCGGATCGACTGGTACGAGGCATACGGGTGCTTCAAGACCGCGGTGATCCTGCAGCAGCTCTACGCGCGCTACCTGCGCGGGGAGACCACCGACGAGCGGATGGCGGCCCGGGGCGAGCACATCCCGGTGCTCGTCCGGCGCGGTTTGACCCGGCTTGCCGGCGACGCCTGA
- a CDS encoding acyl-CoA dehydrogenase family protein: MWSFETSPEVQRELDWVEEFVREEVEPVDQVIEHAWNPRDPVRNALIKPLQDTVREHNLWACHLGPELGGKGYGQLRLALLNEKLGRTHSGPVVFGCQAPDSGNAEILAHYGTEHLKKTYLEPLIAGEIVSCFSMTEPHGGSDPTGFRTTARLDGDEWVINGEKWFSSHALFAEFLIVMAVTEPDAPPHRSMSMFVVPAGTPGIERVRDVSVWGHDEPVGTHQYLRYTDVRVPAENLLGERGRAFAVAQTRLGGGRIHHAMRTVGLVQAAFDMMKRRAVSRTTKGERLADKQLVQEMIADSWIQLEQFRLLVLRTAWRIDKYRDYRKVRADISAVKAAMPKVLADIAGRAIQIHGSLGISKELPFGRWVLESFHMGLADGATEVHKVNLAQALLRGTEPDDGLFPPYLLPTRKAEARQRYARILAEACDDGEDHRG, encoded by the coding sequence ATGTGGAGCTTCGAGACGAGCCCCGAGGTGCAGCGGGAGCTGGACTGGGTCGAGGAGTTCGTGCGCGAGGAGGTCGAACCGGTCGACCAGGTGATCGAGCACGCGTGGAACCCGCGGGACCCGGTGCGCAACGCGCTGATCAAACCGCTGCAGGACACGGTGCGCGAGCACAACCTGTGGGCCTGCCACCTGGGTCCGGAACTCGGCGGTAAGGGGTACGGGCAGCTACGGCTGGCGCTGCTGAACGAAAAGCTCGGCCGCACCCACTCCGGGCCGGTCGTGTTCGGTTGCCAGGCACCCGATTCCGGCAACGCCGAGATCCTCGCCCACTACGGCACCGAGCATCTGAAGAAGACTTACCTCGAGCCGCTGATCGCGGGTGAGATCGTGTCGTGCTTCTCGATGACCGAGCCGCACGGCGGGTCCGACCCCACCGGGTTCCGCACCACGGCCAGGCTCGACGGTGACGAATGGGTCATCAACGGTGAGAAGTGGTTCTCCTCGCACGCGTTGTTCGCCGAGTTCCTCATCGTGATGGCGGTGACCGAGCCGGACGCGCCGCCGCACCGGAGCATGTCGATGTTCGTGGTGCCCGCGGGCACGCCCGGCATCGAACGGGTGCGGGACGTGAGCGTGTGGGGCCACGACGAGCCGGTCGGCACCCACCAATACCTGCGCTACACCGATGTGCGCGTGCCCGCGGAGAACCTGCTCGGCGAGCGCGGCCGGGCCTTCGCGGTCGCGCAGACCCGGCTCGGCGGCGGGCGCATCCACCATGCGATGCGGACGGTCGGGCTCGTGCAGGCGGCGTTCGACATGATGAAACGCCGTGCGGTGTCCCGCACCACCAAGGGTGAGCGCCTCGCCGACAAGCAGCTCGTGCAGGAGATGATCGCCGACTCCTGGATCCAGCTGGAGCAGTTCCGCCTGCTGGTGCTGCGCACGGCGTGGCGGATCGACAAGTACCGGGACTACCGCAAGGTGCGCGCGGACATCTCCGCGGTGAAGGCCGCGATGCCCAAGGTGCTCGCCGACATCGCCGGCCGCGCCATCCAGATCCACGGTTCCCTGGGCATTTCGAAGGAGCTCCCCTTCGGCAGGTGGGTTCTCGAGTCGTTCCACATGGGACTGGCCGATGGCGCCACCGAGGTGCACAAGGTCAACCTCGCCCAGGCGCTGTTGCGTGGCACGGAACCGGACGACGGGTTGTTCCCGCCCTACCTCCTGCCGACGCGGAAGGCGGAGGCGCGGCAACGCTACGCCCGGATCCTGGCCGAAGCCTGCGACGACGGGGAGGACCACCGTGGGTGA
- a CDS encoding thiolase family protein: MTEVAIVGIGMHRFGRTDGVSGRAQAAHAAREALRDAGLWFSDMQFAFGGSHSAGDADTLVSELGLTGLPFINVYNGCATGGSALIAAEAAIRSGRADVGIVIGFDKHERGAFNTDPAEHGIGSWYGETGLMVTTQFFGMKIQRYLHDHGIAPDVLSLIAEKAFRNGALNPMAWRRRELSAAEIAAAPMISHPLTQYMYCSPGEGAVALVLCRADRARDHTGEPVFLRGASLRSRRYGSFEVFGPWLAAERGESPTVDAARDAFARAGIAPSEVDVAQIQDTESGAELMHLAETGLCAHGEQEKLIIDGATAIGGALPVNTDGGCLANGEPIGASGLRQVYENVLQLRGAAGAHQVPDRPRVGFTHVYGAPGVSACTVLTR, from the coding sequence ATGACTGAGGTCGCGATCGTCGGGATCGGCATGCACCGGTTCGGCCGCACGGACGGTGTGTCCGGGCGCGCGCAGGCCGCGCACGCGGCCCGGGAGGCGCTGCGTGACGCCGGGTTGTGGTTTTCCGACATGCAGTTCGCGTTCGGCGGGTCGCACTCGGCCGGTGACGCGGACACGCTGGTGTCCGAACTCGGTCTGACCGGGCTGCCGTTCATCAACGTCTACAACGGCTGCGCCACAGGCGGGTCCGCGCTGATCGCCGCCGAGGCCGCGATCCGTTCGGGCCGGGCCGACGTCGGGATCGTCATCGGTTTCGACAAGCACGAGCGCGGGGCGTTCAACACCGACCCGGCCGAGCACGGCATCGGCTCCTGGTACGGCGAGACCGGGCTGATGGTCACCACGCAGTTCTTCGGCATGAAGATCCAGCGGTACCTGCACGACCACGGCATCGCCCCGGACGTGCTGTCCCTGATCGCGGAGAAGGCGTTCCGCAACGGCGCGCTCAACCCGATGGCGTGGCGGCGCAGGGAGCTCAGCGCGGCCGAAATCGCGGCGGCGCCGATGATCTCCCACCCGCTGACCCAGTACATGTACTGCTCGCCGGGCGAGGGCGCGGTGGCGCTGGTGCTGTGCCGCGCGGACCGGGCCCGTGACCACACCGGCGAACCGGTGTTCCTGCGCGGCGCGAGCCTGCGTTCGCGGCGTTACGGCTCGTTCGAGGTGTTCGGGCCGTGGCTGGCCGCCGAGCGGGGCGAGTCGCCGACCGTGGATGCGGCGCGCGACGCGTTCGCGCGGGCCGGGATCGCGCCGTCCGAAGTGGACGTCGCGCAGATTCAGGACACCGAGTCCGGTGCCGAGCTGATGCACCTGGCCGAAACCGGGCTGTGCGCGCACGGCGAGCAGGAGAAGCTGATCATCGACGGTGCGACCGCGATCGGCGGAGCGCTGCCGGTCAACACCGACGGTGGCTGCCTGGCCAACGGCGAGCCGATCGGCGCGTCCGGGCTGCGGCAGGTCTACGAGAACGTGCTCCAGCTGCGTGGGGCCGCGGGCGCCCACCAGGTGCCGGACCGGCCGCGGGTCGGGTTCACGCACGTCTACGGTGCGCCCGGCGTCTCCGCCTGCACGGTGCTCACCCGCTGA
- a CDS encoding Zn-ribbon domain-containing OB-fold protein: protein MDDSLFTETADGVALVGSRCDDCGAYTFPRQGGCPRCTGSAMVDVPLSRTGTLWTWTVQGFRPKPPYTGTAAYEPYGVGYAELPGELLVETRLTETDPARLRIGMPLRLELVPFADDEQGEPVHTFAFVEDTHD, encoded by the coding sequence GTGGACGACTCGTTGTTCACCGAGACCGCGGACGGGGTGGCGCTGGTGGGCAGCCGCTGCGACGACTGCGGCGCGTACACGTTCCCTCGCCAGGGCGGTTGCCCGCGCTGCACCGGTTCGGCGATGGTGGACGTGCCGCTGTCGCGCACCGGGACGCTGTGGACCTGGACCGTGCAGGGGTTCCGCCCCAAGCCCCCCTACACCGGCACCGCGGCCTACGAGCCCTACGGCGTCGGGTACGCCGAGCTTCCCGGTGAACTGCTGGTGGAGACCAGGCTGACCGAGACCGATCCGGCGCGGCTGCGGATCGGCATGCCGTTGCGACTGGAGCTCGTGCCGTTCGCCGACGACGAGCAGGGCGAGCCGGTGCACACGTTCGCGTTCGTGGAGGACACCCATGACTGA